A part of Aspergillus flavus chromosome 1, complete sequence genomic DNA contains:
- a CDS encoding putative Sin3 binding protein-domain-containing protein: protein MAAQTTTSSIAMALAGKTASVDIPKPRSAFTSGGRDSSRLGHTMLPTPPNSISPTLPPQAFKGQDVRHPASPPFATSHVDSDIDLGDADADSQTQHHQGVGDLDSAGAITPGMLAKYHLPEIMLQHGPLAIRHVMGYLTTSVPGFSRIPPAKARRLVVAALEGRGSDEKSGGPANDVIFEKVGWGRWDARRRGEPSRDVQHQNLSPPSSFSNSFSQRGIQIPGKRGSLQPYGSSVTGDSAVFSFTEMDYAGHISEHEADKMSLDGNEQEYCSSSEAPEDEIRDEDWGEEDVTDEEDWAQIGAAALRARSLNGGGGFVNGHHPSPQLRGGGPASSSLAKSAPRKPPIQQLGFSLPDGMVGNTEERAAVEALLRLGSM, encoded by the coding sequence atggctgcTCAGACGACTACCTCTAGCATTGCAATGGCGCTTGCTGGCAAGACAGCCTCTGTGGATATTCCCAAACCTCGTTCTGCTTTCACTTCTGGTGGCCGCGACTCCTCTCGTTTAGGCCATACCATGTTACCGACTCCCCCTAACTCTATCTCTCCAACGCTTCCCCCCCAGGCCTTCAAGGGCCAGGACGTGAGGCATCCCGCATCTCCTCCTTTTGCCACATCTCACGTTGATTCCGATATCGACTTGGGTGACGCCGATGCAGATAGCCAGACCCAGCACCATCAGGGTGTTGGTGATCTTGACAGCGCTGGGGCAATCACCCCCGGTATGCTAGCCAAGTATCACCTACCAGAGATCATGCTACAGCACGGACCTCTCGCCATCCGCCATGTCATGGGCTACCTGACGACTTCAGTGCCTGGATTCTCCCGAATCCCTCCCGCTAAAGCACGGCGACTAGTCGTTGCAGCATTGGAAGGCCGGGGAAGTGATGAGAAAAGTGGCGGTCCTGCAAATGATGTTATCTTTGAGAAAGTCGGATGGGGTCGTTGGGACGCACGACGTCGCGGCGAACCCTCACGGGATGTGCAGCATCAGAACTTGTCGCCACCCTCGAGCTTCTCGAACTCATTCTCTCAGCGCGGGATACAGATTCCTGGGAAGAGAGGCAGTCTGCAGCCTTACGGGTCCAGTGTGACTGGCGACTCGGCTGTCTTCTCATTTACGGAAATGGATTATGCTGGGCACATCTCGGAGCATGAGGCGGACAAGATGTCACTCGATGGGAATGAACAAGAGTATTGTTCATCTTCCGAGGCTCCAGAAGATGAGATTCGGGATGAGGACTggggcgaagaagatgtcACCGACGAAGAGGACTGGGCACAGATAGGTGCCGCAGCGCTTCGTGCGCGGTCCTTGAACGGCGGGGGCGGTTTCGTCAACGGACACCATCCGTCGCCACAACTCCGAGGCGGTGGGCCTGCATCATCCTCTTTGGCGAAGTCTGCGCCGCGCAAACCTCCGATTCAACAACTCGGTTTCTCCCTTCCAGATGGCATGGTAGGCAATACCGAGGAGCGTGCCGCAGTGGAGGCGCTTTTGCGTCTTGGATCCATGTAA